CGGAATCGGTGGCGGCAGAGCTGAAGGGATGGACAGCGGCGGGAAGGGAATCGGGGGGAGAATCGACGGCAGTGGCGGGAAGGTAATGGGTGGCAAAGGCggtaagaaggttaagcccctcGCGGCGTGAGCAGAGTAAGCAGAGGTGCAGAAGAGGACGAAGAGGAGCGTGAGGATCGATGTGGCCTTCATTGTCTTTCTCTGAGGAATTTTATCGAGCAGGTGGTGGTTTGCTTGATGCAGGGAATTGCAGCGTATTTATAGGGAGGAGGATGGCATGGTGGCGTTGCACAACCGGAGTAGAGGAGGAGAAGTCATGTAGAATTAGATGCTGATCTGTTTGATGCTTCGACGTGTTTATAAATTAATAGAtttctaaagatttttttttgtagtttatatatatatatatatatatatatatatattgcatcaTCCCACTAATAGCGTGTCAGATGGATTGTGTTGCTCACAAGTCAGATCGCATGACTCAATGATaaataaatagatttttaaagatttgtgtgtaattttttaaagattttgtgtAATTTGATGGTAGTTGCATCATTCCAGGAAATAGTTGTTTGATGGAGATTGTGTTGCTGACACAGCTCATCCTGCATGTTCTAATTAAGGAAGGTTTTGTAGGGGCcagttatttgtttttttttcccatcTGATTAGTTGTAATTATGCATTTCAAtaacaagtttttaaaaatatttctgcgGTTTAATAAACAAAAGGCGCATTATTTGGGTtacctcatatggtaaatgtataatataattttataaataatgaaATTTGTCAGGCTCCTACGACTATCCCGCAATGTTAAAAGGAAATCAATAAGGAAATCGAATTTAGCAATCCCGTAGAAGAATAATTTCTCAATTTTTATTAGAATTTGATCATTacttaattctataaatttatcTTGCGACAATCAATTCAGATATACTCTGAGGGCAAATGTATGAGATAATGACCGTGGTGACAGGGGTTCGATAAAAAATTTTATCACACATATGAGGGACTCTTGATGAattaggagaaaagaaaagggtaTTTTGATCATTTTGTGAAAGGGGTCTTTCGGCGTCTGGCTTCCGCCGCCAGGAAGAAGGTGAAAAGCTTTTGGCTTCGTGTTTTTTAGCGGGGACGACAGGGGGGGCGGCCTCTCCCAGCAGCGGTGCGAGCTAATGGCGGCGACCTTCGCCGAGtctttcttattttcatgatCTAGCGATTAATCTTTTctattaattagttaaattaattgaattagtcTTATTGTAAAGTTTATCAGTAGATggaaaaaatctctctttgctTTATTCTTCTTGCATATTAGTGTGTGTCTTGGGTGTGCTATTCATCGATTCTAAGTCAAcatctggtatcagagccttggtaGTATAGAACACCTAAGAATCCACGATTCTACAAAATGTCGAGCATCCCACCAGTTGTTACGAAGGAGAACGACGGAGTGTCATTTCCCTATCCGATGCTAAGTCCTCACAATTATACTGTGTGGGCAATAAAGATAGAGGCGATTATTGATGCCCAAGAAGTCTGGGAGGCGGTAGAGCCAGTGGAAGGAGCCCAGGTGGATGCAAAGAAGGATAAAAAGGCACGTGCATACATCTTGCAGTGTCTCCCTGAAGACATACTTCTCCATATCACAAAAAAGAAGACGGCGAAGGAAGTCTGGGACATCCTCAAGACGAGGTATCTTGGTAGTGATCGAGTGAAGAAGACACACGTACAAACGTTGAAGAGCGAGTTTGACACCCTCCGGATGAAGGAGACTGATacgattgatgagtttgctggcaaactcaATGCTATGAGCAGTAAGTTCTCCGCTCTTGGTGCCACGCTTGAAGATTCATCTTTGGTAAAGAAGTTGCTCGATTCTATCCCTGATAAGTTCTTccctattgttgtcggtattatacAGTTTCACAATCTTGAGACGATACCACTTGAGGAGACTATTGGGCGACTGAAGGCGTACGAGGAACAAACACTACGATTACGTGGCAACACCAACGACACTGAAGGAGAGCTCATACTTACTCATGTCGCATGGCAAATGCGACATAAGGGGAGCAACGTGGACACTTCGTCAGGAGGCAAGGGGTGTGGGCCTAGCAGCCCTAGTTGTAGCAAATGGCGTGGGCGAGGGCGCGGTCATGGCCGTGGTACGCAGCGCCAAGATAGTGCAGGAGGGCGGCAACAATAGTGGCACTCGAGACAAGAGCCATATAAAGTGATTCAATTGCTAGAAAATGAGGCATTATGCGTCCGAATGCTACAACAAGTGTCGTGATGATGAAGCTCACCTCACTTGCGCCATCGATGAAGAGCCAACACTGATGATGACTGTGTCTCACGAGGAGTCTCACACTAGGCGTGAGCAGCAGGATATCATTCTACTCAGTGAAGATAGGTTTCTAGCAGAGATGCATTGCAGCGTTAAGAAAGGAGAAGATAAAGACGTCTAGTACCTTGGCAACAGTGCCATCAGCCACATGATTGGCCATCGTGAGAAGTTTCAAGAATTAGATGAAACCATCACCGGGAGGGTGAGGTTTGGCAatggatcaaccattgagatcatgtgcaaggggacggttgtgttcgaatgcaagaaCGACGATCAGAAGGCTCTCCATGAGGTATACTACATTCTGAAACTTTGTAGTAATTTCATAAGTCTCGGTCAATTGACAGAAGCTGGGAATGAGGTGCACATGGAAGGAGATATcatgaaggtgattgataggagcgggaagCTCTTGATGTTGGTAAAGCAAACACAAAATCGCTTGTACAACATAACCTTGAAGACATTTAAGCAAGTCTGTCTCCTAGCAAGCCTAGAAGACCCAACCTGGTTGTGGCATGCAAGGCTCGGACATGTCAATTTCCATGACTTGAAGTTGTTAGGGGAGAAGAAATTGGCGGTTGATGTACCACCATTACCCCAGCCGAACAAGCTTTGCGAGGTGTGTGTGATCGCCAAGCATGCAAGGTCGCCATTCCCGTATCAAGCAAATTTTAGAGCGGAGAAGCCATTGGAACTTCTCCATGCTGATATTTGCGGGTCAATCTCTCCATGTACACTAGCCAATAACAAGTATTTTCTTCTAATTGTTAATGATTTCACAAGGTGGATGTGGGTGTTTATATTGGCAGCAAAGAACGATGCATTTCGAGCATTCAAGAAGTTCAAATTCTTGATAGAGAACAAGACTGAATACAAAATCAGAACACTCCAAATAGCCCAGGGCGGTgagtttctatccacagagttcaCTCAGTTCTGTGAAAATGAAGGAATCGAGTGACATCTCATGGCTCCctatacaccccaacagaatggtgttgtGGAGCGCTGGAACCACACCGTGATAGCTATGACAAGATCTCTCTTCAAGGGTACACAAATACCGACAAGGTTTTGGGGAGAGTCAGTTAGACATGTTGTCTATCTGTTAAATCATCTCCCAACTAAGGTGCTAGGAGAGCGTACGCTATTTGAAGCTTGAATGGGGAGAAAGTCACATCTCGCCCACTTAAAAGTGTTCAGTTGTgttgtatttttgaaaaatacagcCTCTCACCTCAAGAAACTTGACGACAGAAGTTCACCCATGGTATACTTGGGTGTCGAGGAAGGCTGCAAAGTTCATCGCCTATTTGATCCAAGGCAAGCAAGCTACAAGTAAGTAGAGATgtgatgtttcaagaaaattgtgaatGGACATGGAATGCAGGTGCCAACAATGAAGAAAAGGTACCAAAATTTATGGTGGTGGATACATTCGACACTGACAAGGTGATTCTTGCAGCAAACATTGAGGTAGGGGCAGAAGATGTCACAACACCGACAATAGGCGTGGTACCCATGACAAGAGCGTCAAGTCCATCTACACCATCATCGAACACCCATGCAGCTTCCTCGCCTTCGATAACAAACTCACCCGAGTCTTATGAAGGGCCAGTCTGTTTTAGATCCATTGCTGATATCTACACCAACACTGAGGAAGTAGTTGGTATTGATGAAGAAGAGGGTGAGGTGATGATGATGATATTTGAAGAGCCGACATGTTATCAAGAAGCTGCAACCGAGGCTTGCTGGTATGAAGCAATGGAGAAAGAGCTGAAATCTAATGAGATGAACAATAATTGGAACCTAACTGAGCTCCCATAAGGCCACAAACCTATCGACTTAAATTGGGTGTTCAAATTGAAGAAAGATTCAGATGGGAAAGTCGTTAAGCACAAAGCAAGATTAGTGGCTAAAGGTTATGTACAAAGACAAGGCATTGACTTTGAAAAAGTATTTGCACCTGTCGCTAGGCTTGACACGATCTGAGTCATTCTTTCACTTGTTGCAAACCAAAGCTGAGAGGTACACCATCTAGATGTGAAGTCAATATTTCTTAAtggagagttagaagaagaaatatatgtcACTCAACCGGAAGGGTTTGAGgtacaaaatcaaaaacataaggTGTATAGGTTCTCCAAGGCCTTCTATGGACTCCGGCAAGCTCCACGAGCTTGGAACATGCGACTGAACAGGAGTCTGGAAGAGCTTGGCTTCAAAAAAAGTACTCAAGAATATGCAGTATATACAATATGTGAAGGAGAAGCAAGGATATATGTTGGAGTGTATGTCGACGATCTCATTGTGACAGGAAGTAGCACAAAAAAAGTCAACAAGTTCAAACAATAAATGATGACAGAATTTGATATGAGTGATTTGAGTCTTCTCTCCTACTACTTAGGGATTGAAGTGGAGCAATAGAAGAGCTGAATTTTACTTAGGCAATCAGCTTATGCCAAGAAAATTCTATCTCAGTTCAAGATGACAGACTGCAATGCCATAAATCATCCAATGGAATTCAAGACACATCTGCATAAAGACTTGGAAGGGACTCCAGTTGACGCCACGGAGTATATGTGCATCATTGGTTGTTTGCGATATTTGTTACACACACGGCCGGGCCTGTCATATTCTGTCAGAATGTCGAGCAGATACATGGAGAGGCCTACAATCATGCATCACAAGGTGATCAAACAGACTCTCAGGTATTCGAAAGGTACAATCCATTTTGGACTTGCTTACATAAAGGGACCCTAGGAAATTGGTGTATTCGGCTACTTGGACAGTGATTTAGCCGGCGATCTCGATGGAAGGAAAAACACAAGTGGAATGGTTGTCTATTTTAGTGAAAGTTTGGTGTCCTGAAACTCACAAAAGTAGAAGATAGTGGCCCTTTCATCTTGTGAGGCAGAGTTCATGGCAGCCACAACTATGGCCTGCCATGCTTTGTGGTTGAGGAGCCTTGCCAATGAATTAACAGGTGTAAAGTCAAAGCCGGTAACTTTGTTTGTTGACAACAAATCTGCTATAACTCTCATGAAGAATCCGGTATTCCATGGTCGAAGCAAGCATATAGATACAAAGTTTCATTTTATCAAAGAATGCGTTGAGAAGGGACAGATTATGGTTGAGTTCGTTAATATCGGAGAACGGCGAGCCGATATATTA
This window of the Zingiber officinale cultivar Zhangliang chromosome 3B, Zo_v1.1, whole genome shotgun sequence genome carries:
- the LOC122054662 gene encoding uncharacterized protein LOC122054662; translation: MSSIPPVVTKENDGVSFPYPMLSPHNYTVWAIKIEAIIDAQEVWEAVEPVEGAQVDAKKDKKARAYILQCLPEDILLHITKKKTAKEVWDILKTRYLGSDRVKKTHVQTLKSEFDTLRMKETDTIDEFAGKLNAMSSKFSALGATLEDSSLVKKLLDSIPDKFFPIVVGIIQFHNLETIPLEETIGRLKAYEEQTLRLRGNTNDTEGELILTHVAWQMRHKGSNVDTSSGGKGCGPSSPSCSKWRGRGRGHGRGTQRQDSAGGRQQ